A window of the Parabacteroides merdae ATCC 43184 genome harbors these coding sequences:
- a CDS encoding SpoIID/LytB domain-containing protein: MEAPVVNVGIMTEKAVSFVFHGEYVHTETGKFLTGEQRALFVNGNIVYNGRLFKEIFFEPASPSSSFELKAVTIGRNFHWQRQEDQCFKGAFNLVTGENGIVVINQVDVEEYLTSVISSEMSAQASKELLKAHAVISRSWLLAQIEKNFRLGRKEEKQQNCYRDNEQLIRWYDREDHNIFDVCADDHCQRYQGITRASNPIVQEVIHETRGEILVNGETICDARFSKCCGGVTEQFEHCWEPIPHSYLTALRDSRETTFPDLTQEEEARKWIHSAPNAFCNTADKKILCQVLNNYDQETTDFYRWKVFYKQEELAELIHRKSGIDFGQILDLVPVNRGTSGRIEMLKIVGTHRTFTIGKELEIRRTLSKTHLYSSAFVVDKEDIQFDIPGRFVLTGAGWGHGVGLCQIGAAMMAGEGYDYRQILSHYFSGASIEKRY, encoded by the coding sequence TTGGAAGCACCAGTAGTCAACGTCGGCATTATGACGGAAAAGGCCGTTTCGTTTGTATTTCATGGAGAGTATGTACATACGGAAACCGGAAAGTTCCTGACTGGGGAACAACGTGCGTTATTTGTAAACGGCAATATCGTTTACAACGGGAGGTTGTTTAAAGAAATATTCTTTGAACCGGCTTCCCCTTCCTCGTCTTTCGAATTGAAGGCAGTCACCATAGGCCGTAACTTCCATTGGCAACGGCAAGAAGACCAATGTTTCAAAGGGGCTTTCAACCTGGTGACTGGCGAAAATGGAATTGTAGTCATCAACCAAGTGGATGTGGAAGAATATCTGACCAGCGTCATTTCTTCGGAAATGAGCGCGCAGGCTTCGAAGGAACTGTTAAAGGCACATGCCGTCATTTCACGCAGCTGGCTGCTCGCACAGATCGAAAAGAACTTCCGCCTGGGAAGGAAAGAGGAGAAGCAGCAAAACTGTTACCGGGATAACGAGCAACTGATACGCTGGTACGACCGCGAAGACCATAACATTTTCGATGTCTGTGCCGACGACCATTGTCAGCGCTACCAAGGAATTACCCGTGCTTCCAACCCGATCGTCCAAGAGGTGATCCACGAGACAAGGGGAGAAATACTGGTGAATGGCGAAACGATCTGCGATGCCCGCTTTTCCAAATGTTGCGGAGGTGTGACGGAACAGTTCGAACATTGCTGGGAACCGATCCCCCATTCTTACCTGACAGCATTGAGGGACAGTCGGGAAACAACTTTTCCGGACCTCACTCAGGAAGAAGAGGCCCGGAAATGGATTCACTCTGCTCCTAACGCTTTTTGCAATACAGCCGACAAAAAGATCCTCTGCCAAGTGTTGAACAACTACGATCAGGAGACGACAGATTTTTATCGCTGGAAAGTATTCTACAAACAGGAAGAATTAGCCGAACTGATCCATCGTAAAAGCGGTATTGATTTCGGTCAGATTCTGGATTTGGTTCCCGTCAACCGAGGAACTTCCGGCCGTATTGAAATGCTGAAGATTGTCGGGACACATCGGACCTTTACCATCGGCAAAGAATTGGAGATACGCCGGACCTTGTCCAAAACACATCTGTACAGCTCGGCTTTTGTCGTGGACAAAGAAGATATACAATTCGATATCCCCGGACGTTTCGTCCTGACCGGCGCCGGTTGGGGACATGGCGTAGGGCTATGCCAGATCGGGGCCGCCATGATGGCAGGCGAAGGATATGATTACCGGCAGATTCTCTCCCATTACTTTTCTGGAGCTTCTATTGAAAAACGATATTGA
- a CDS encoding NADP-dependent malic enzyme, producing the protein MAKITKEEALRYHAEGKPGKIEVVPTKPYSTQMDLSLAYSPGVAEPCLEIEKNPLDAYKYTSKGNLVAVISNGTAVLGLGDIGPLAGKPVMEGKGLLFKIFAGIDVFDIEVNEKDPDKFIETVKAIAPTFGGINLEDIKAPECFKIETRLKEELDIPVMHDDQHGTAIISGAGLINALEIAGKKIEDVKIVVNGAGAASISCTKLYIMLGARKENIIMCDSKGVISTHRTDLNESKKFFATDRDIKTLTEAVVGADVFLGLSVANVLTQDMVRSMNTNPIVFALANPNPEISYADAMASRDDIIFATGRSDYPNQINNVLGFPYIFRGALDTHAKAINEEMKLAAVYAIAGLAKEPVPDVVNAAYKLKRTTFGRDYILPKALDPRLLTRVSCAVAKAAIDSGVSRRTITDWEGYANHLREMMGYDNKLLRSFTDMAKANPKRVVFAEANHGNMLKAAAEAKAEGICIPILLGNEERLQKIAAEENISLEGIEIVNLRHDRETERRHRYAKILSEKKAREGVTYAEACEKMVDRNAFGMMMVATGDADAFVTGVYSRYSEVTKMAEQIIGIRPSYTHFGALNILTCKKGTFFIADTLINRHPSTEVLIDIARLTQDAVKFFAHEPVMAMLSYSNFGSDKQGSPLKVHDAIDYLHKNYPDMMVDGEMQVNFALDKKLRDDMYPFNKLKGKDVNTLIFPNLSSANSAYKLLDTLGISETIGPIQMGLNKPIHFTDVESSTRDILNLTTVAVVDAIVQEQIEKGE; encoded by the coding sequence ATGGCTAAGATCACTAAAGAAGAAGCACTTCGCTATCATGCGGAAGGCAAGCCGGGAAAGATAGAAGTCGTTCCCACCAAGCCCTATAGTACCCAGATGGATTTGTCGCTGGCTTATTCGCCCGGCGTTGCCGAACCCTGTCTGGAAATCGAAAAGAATCCGTTGGATGCTTACAAATATACTTCTAAAGGAAACTTGGTTGCCGTTATTTCGAATGGTACCGCCGTATTAGGATTAGGAGATATCGGTCCGTTGGCCGGCAAGCCGGTGATGGAAGGAAAAGGACTGTTGTTCAAGATCTTTGCAGGTATCGACGTATTCGATATCGAAGTGAACGAGAAAGACCCTGACAAATTTATCGAAACGGTAAAGGCCATCGCACCCACTTTCGGAGGCATCAACCTTGAAGATATCAAAGCTCCCGAATGTTTCAAGATCGAAACACGCCTGAAAGAAGAACTGGATATTCCAGTCATGCACGACGACCAGCACGGGACAGCTATCATCTCCGGCGCAGGCTTGATCAACGCGCTGGAGATCGCAGGGAAGAAGATCGAGGACGTGAAGATCGTGGTGAATGGCGCCGGAGCCGCTTCCATCTCTTGCACGAAACTATATATAATGTTGGGGGCAAGGAAGGAAAACATCATCATGTGCGACAGCAAAGGGGTTATCTCCACACATCGCACGGACTTGAACGAATCCAAGAAATTCTTCGCTACCGACCGCGACATCAAGACATTGACGGAAGCCGTCGTCGGAGCTGACGTGTTCTTAGGATTATCGGTCGCCAATGTGTTGACTCAAGATATGGTCCGCTCCATGAATACGAACCCGATCGTGTTCGCTTTGGCCAACCCAAATCCGGAAATCTCGTATGCCGATGCAATGGCCTCACGCGACGATATTATTTTTGCCACAGGCCGTTCCGACTATCCGAACCAGATCAATAATGTATTAGGATTCCCTTATATTTTCCGCGGCGCATTGGACACACACGCCAAAGCAATCAACGAAGAGATGAAATTAGCAGCCGTTTACGCAATCGCCGGACTTGCCAAAGAACCGGTTCCCGACGTCGTGAATGCTGCCTACAAACTGAAACGGACGACTTTCGGACGCGATTACATCCTGCCGAAAGCGCTCGACCCGCGACTCCTGACTCGTGTCTCCTGTGCCGTTGCCAAAGCAGCTATTGACTCGGGCGTATCCCGCCGGACGATCACCGACTGGGAAGGATATGCCAACCACTTGCGCGAAATGATGGGATATGACAACAAGCTGCTCCGTTCGTTCACCGATATGGCTAAAGCCAACCCGAAACGGGTGGTATTTGCAGAAGCCAACCACGGCAATATGCTGAAAGCCGCTGCCGAAGCGAAAGCCGAAGGTATCTGCATCCCTATCCTTTTAGGCAACGAAGAACGCCTGCAAAAGATCGCAGCCGAAGAAAATATCAGCCTCGAAGGGATCGAAATCGTCAACCTTCGTCACGACCGCGAGACAGAACGCCGCCATCGTTATGCCAAGATCCTGTCTGAGAAGAAAGCCCGCGAAGGTGTCACGTATGCGGAAGCCTGCGAAAAGATGGTCGACCGCAACGCATTCGGTATGATGATGGTTGCGACAGGCGATGCCGATGCTTTCGTGACAGGCGTTTACAGCCGCTATTCCGAAGTGACCAAAATGGCAGAGCAGATCATCGGTATCCGTCCGTCTTACACACATTTCGGTGCTTTGAATATCCTGACTTGCAAGAAAGGTACGTTCTTTATTGCCGACACGCTGATCAACCGCCATCCGTCGACAGAAGTACTGATCGATATCGCCCGCCTGACTCAAGATGCTGTGAAATTCTTCGCGCACGAACCGGTTATGGCGATGTTGTCCTACTCCAACTTCGGTTCCGACAAGCAGGGTAGCCCGCTGAAGGTCCACGACGCGATCGACTATCTGCACAAAAACTATCCGGACATGATGGTAGATGGAGAAATGCAGGTCAACTTCGCTCTGGACAAGAAACTGCGTGACGACATGTATCCGTTCAACAAGTTGAAAGGCAAAGATGTCAACACGCTGATCTTCCCAAACCTGAGTTCTGCCAACAGTGCTTACAAGTTGCTCGACACACTCGGCATCAGCGAAACGATCGGCCCGATCCAGATGGGTTTGAACAAACCGATCCACTTCACCGACGTGGAAAGTTCTACGCGTGACATCCTGAACCTGACGACTGTCGCTGTCGTAGATGCGATCGTACAGGAACAGATCGAAAAAGGAGAATAA
- a CDS encoding sodium:solute symporter: MNSYIILFIIVAYFGILLLIAWITGRKSSSNEAFFLGNRKSPWYIVSIGMVGTSLSGVTFVSVPGMVRSIDMTYMQTVLGFFFGYILIAKVLLPLYYKLQLTSIYSYLDDRIGQHSYKTGASFFLLSKIVGAAARLYLVVLILQHYVFAYWNISFAVTVVISIFLVWLYTYRGGIKTIIWTDTLQALCLVAMLIVIIWQVKDKMQLDFAGMVQTLQASQHFRIFEFGDWYSTQHFMKQFFSGIFITIVMTGLDQDMMQKNLSCKSLKDAQKNMYTYGFAFTPVNFLFLSLGVLLLTLASQQQIELPALNDDILPMFCTSGILGHSILIFFTIGIIAAAFSSADSALTALTTSFCIDILGVEKEKAQSAKRTRLVVHLMISILFAIIILAFKAINNRSVIDAIYMIASYTYGPLLGLFVFGLFTKKHPRDKFVPYICIVSPLLCFLTDYLVKQHTGYAFGYEMLMLNGAITFGGLWLSSIGNGQLTIRKKSINT, translated from the coding sequence ATGAATAGCTATATCATCCTCTTTATTATAGTCGCTTATTTCGGAATCCTTCTACTGATTGCCTGGATCACAGGGCGGAAGAGCTCAAGCAATGAAGCGTTTTTCCTTGGTAACCGTAAATCACCTTGGTACATCGTATCAATCGGAATGGTCGGGACATCGCTTTCAGGTGTCACATTCGTTTCTGTTCCGGGGATGGTACGCAGCATAGACATGACCTATATGCAGACGGTTTTAGGGTTCTTTTTTGGATATATACTGATTGCCAAAGTGTTACTACCACTTTATTATAAGCTGCAACTAACTTCCATCTATTCGTATTTGGATGACCGGATCGGGCAGCATAGTTATAAAACAGGGGCTTCCTTTTTCCTTCTGTCCAAGATCGTAGGGGCGGCGGCGAGGCTCTATTTAGTTGTGTTGATCCTGCAACATTATGTTTTCGCGTACTGGAACATATCTTTCGCCGTAACAGTCGTTATCAGTATTTTCCTAGTCTGGCTCTACACCTATCGGGGTGGTATCAAAACAATCATCTGGACAGACACACTTCAGGCGTTATGCCTAGTCGCCATGCTAATCGTAATTATCTGGCAGGTGAAAGACAAGATGCAACTGGATTTTGCAGGCATGGTGCAGACCTTGCAAGCCAGCCAGCACTTCCGTATCTTCGAGTTCGGAGACTGGTACAGCACACAACATTTCATGAAACAGTTTTTTAGCGGCATCTTTATCACCATCGTAATGACCGGCCTCGATCAAGACATGATGCAGAAAAACCTTTCCTGCAAGAGTTTGAAAGACGCACAAAAGAATATGTACACTTATGGCTTTGCTTTCACACCGGTTAATTTCTTGTTCCTTTCGCTTGGCGTCCTATTGCTGACGCTTGCATCGCAGCAACAGATCGAACTGCCCGCATTGAACGACGATATCCTCCCAATGTTCTGCACCTCCGGCATATTGGGACATTCGATCCTGATCTTCTTCACAATCGGTATCATCGCGGCAGCGTTCAGCAGTGCAGATTCTGCCTTGACAGCCCTTACGACCTCTTTCTGCATTGACATTTTAGGGGTCGAAAAGGAAAAGGCACAATCTGCCAAACGTACCCGATTGGTAGTCCATTTAATGATCTCCATCCTTTTTGCTATCATCATACTTGCATTTAAGGCAATCAATAACCGGAGCGTGATCGATGCCATTTATATGATCGCGTCCTATACATACGGTCCGCTACTCGGCCTTTTTGTATTCGGGTTATTTACAAAAAAACATCCTCGTGACAAATTTGTTCCTTACATTTGTATCGTCTCTCCTTTGCTCTGTTTCCTGACAGATTATTTAGTGAAACAGCATACGGGATATGCTTTCGGCTATGAGATGTTGATGCTAAACGGGGCTATCACGTTTGGGGGATTGTGGCTTAGTTCAATTGGCAATGGACAATTGACAATTAGAAAAAAGAGTATTAACACATGA
- a CDS encoding TonB-dependent receptor: protein MNKIIILILCLCCAFTIARAEEGPALNPSDANIVGHVVDRKTGEHLSFITIFLKGTTIGTSTDGTGHYYLKNLPEGEFTVVMKTMGYKTIETPVMLKKGRTLEINFEVEEEALSLDGVVVSANRNETTRRMAPSLVNVLDSKMFETTHATSLADGLNFQPGVRVENNCQNCGFQQVRINGLEGPYTQILVDSRPIFSALTGVYGLEQIPANMIERVEIMRGGGSALFGSSAIAGTINIITKEPLRNSAQIAHSLTMIGGSRPDNNTTLNASLVTDDHKAGIYLFGQSRHRSAYDHDGDGFSELGQLEARTVGFRSYLKTSTYSKLGFEYHNISEYRRGGDQINRPPHEAWVAEQTDHSINGGGLKFDLFSKDYKHRLNVYTSAQHTNRKSYYGTNRNPDAYGHTTDMTVVAGSQYSYSVDKCLFMPAEFTGGLEYNFDELKDEMLGYNRIVDQTVHIGSLFLQNEWKNEKWSFLIGGRFDKHNLIDHLIFSPRANVRFNPTEDINLRLSYSSGFRAPQAFDEDLHVAAVGGEVAIIQLAEDLKEEKSKSISASADFYHRFGPVQLNLLVEGFYTDLSDVFFLQEKGHDDQGNLIMERRNKDGARVMGVNLEGKMAYAWLQLQAGATIQRSRYKEAVTWSETNPDLPAQKKMFRTPDVYGYFTSTFTPVKRLAISFTGTYTGTMLVQHLAGYIPEDREEKTPDFFDLNMKVAYDFPLYKSVTLQVNAGVQNILEAYQSDFDQGKDRDSKYIYGPGMPRSYFVGCKISY, encoded by the coding sequence ATGAATAAAATTATTATACTTATACTGTGTCTGTGCTGTGCCTTTACGATCGCGCGGGCGGAGGAGGGTCCTGCCTTGAATCCATCGGACGCGAACATTGTCGGTCATGTGGTGGACCGGAAAACCGGCGAACATTTGTCCTTTATTACGATCTTTTTGAAAGGGACGACTATCGGGACTTCGACTGACGGCACGGGGCATTATTATCTGAAGAACCTGCCGGAAGGAGAGTTTACGGTCGTGATGAAGACGATGGGCTATAAAACGATCGAGACGCCCGTGATGTTGAAAAAAGGTAGGACGCTGGAAATTAACTTTGAGGTGGAAGAAGAAGCCTTGTCTTTGGATGGAGTCGTGGTTTCGGCCAACCGGAACGAGACGACTCGGCGTATGGCTCCGTCGCTTGTGAACGTGCTGGATTCGAAAATGTTCGAGACGACGCATGCCACTTCGCTTGCCGACGGGCTGAACTTCCAGCCGGGCGTGCGGGTGGAAAACAATTGCCAGAACTGCGGTTTCCAACAGGTGCGTATCAATGGACTGGAAGGTCCTTACACGCAGATATTGGTGGATAGTCGTCCCATATTCAGTGCACTGACGGGTGTGTACGGCCTCGAACAGATTCCGGCCAATATGATCGAGCGTGTCGAGATCATGCGTGGTGGCGGTTCCGCTCTTTTTGGTTCTTCGGCGATTGCAGGTACGATCAATATCATTACAAAAGAGCCTTTGCGCAACTCAGCCCAGATTGCCCATTCGCTGACGATGATCGGAGGAAGTCGCCCGGACAATAACACGACCTTGAATGCTTCTTTGGTGACAGACGACCATAAAGCCGGCATCTATCTTTTCGGACAGAGCCGTCATCGTTCAGCTTACGATCATGACGGAGACGGCTTCTCCGAACTTGGCCAGTTGGAAGCCCGAACAGTCGGTTTCCGTTCTTATCTGAAGACAAGCACCTATTCTAAACTGGGTTTCGAATATCATAATATAAGCGAATATCGTCGTGGTGGCGACCAGATTAACCGACCGCCTCATGAAGCGTGGGTGGCAGAACAGACAGATCACAGTATCAATGGCGGTGGTCTGAAGTTCGATCTGTTCTCCAAAGATTATAAACATCGCCTGAACGTCTATACTTCTGCGCAGCATACGAACCGGAAGAGTTATTACGGGACTAATCGTAATCCGGATGCATACGGGCATACGACGGACATGACGGTTGTTGCCGGTTCGCAGTATTCCTATTCGGTTGATAAATGTTTGTTTATGCCAGCAGAATTTACCGGCGGCCTGGAATATAATTTTGACGAGCTAAAGGACGAAATGTTAGGATATAATCGTATCGTGGACCAGACGGTTCATATCGGTAGCCTGTTTTTGCAGAACGAGTGGAAGAATGAGAAATGGAGCTTTCTGATCGGCGGTCGTTTCGACAAACATAATCTGATCGATCATCTGATCTTTAGTCCGCGTGCGAATGTCCGTTTCAATCCGACCGAGGACATCAATCTTCGTTTATCTTATTCGAGCGGTTTCCGTGCTCCGCAGGCGTTTGACGAAGATTTGCATGTGGCGGCCGTCGGTGGTGAAGTGGCGATTATCCAGCTTGCTGAGGACTTGAAAGAGGAGAAGTCCAAGAGTATCAGTGCCTCGGCAGATTTCTATCATCGTTTCGGTCCGGTTCAGTTGAACCTGTTGGTGGAAGGTTTTTATACGGATCTGAGCGATGTGTTCTTCTTGCAAGAAAAAGGGCATGACGATCAGGGAAACCTGATTATGGAACGTCGCAATAAGGATGGAGCCCGCGTGATGGGAGTCAATTTGGAAGGAAAGATGGCGTATGCCTGGCTGCAACTTCAGGCGGGTGCCACCATCCAGCGCAGCCGTTATAAAGAAGCCGTTACTTGGAGTGAGACAAACCCGGACCTGCCGGCACAGAAAAAAATGTTCCGTACGCCGGATGTGTACGGTTATTTTACCTCCACCTTTACTCCGGTCAAACGTCTGGCTATTTCTTTCACTGGTACTTATACGGGAACCATGCTGGTTCAACATCTGGCCGGCTATATTCCGGAAGACCGGGAAGAGAAAACGCCTGATTTCTTTGATTTGAATATGAAGGTCGCTTACGACTTTCCTTTGTATAAATCGGTGACTTTGCAGGTGAATGCCGGAGTACAAAACATATTAGAGGCCTATCAGAGTGATTTCGATCAAGGCAAGGACCGTGACTCCAAATATATCTACGGTCCCGGAATGCCGCGCAGTTATTTTGTGGGGTGTAAAATCAGCTATTAA
- a CDS encoding MATE family efflux transporter has protein sequence MATTTKEMTEGAPLPLILNFTFPLLLGNILQQTYSLVDAAIVGKFLGINDLAAIGASTSVVFLILGFCNGCCCGFGIPVAQKFGARDYKTMRRYVTVSLQLAALMSIVIAVLTSVYCADILRSMQTPENIFHGAYYYLLVTFIGVPCTFFYNLLSSIIRALGDSKTPFWFLLFSTVLNIVLDLFCILVLGWGVLGAGIATVVSQGVSALLCYFYMYKHFPVLKGTADDRKFRFPLAKNLLYIGVPMGLQFSITAIGSILLQSANNALGTACVAAFTAAMRIKMFFICAFESLGIAMATYTGQNYGARKPERIWQGIKASSLLMMIYAVFTFTILMSASDKISLLFVDASETEILKNTVLFLHVSCYFFPILGLLCILRYTIQGAGYTNLAMLSGVSEMIARTLVSIYAVPIFGFLAVCFGDPTAWIAADLFLVPAFIYVYRKLKKSLKENYAIPNSSTSNSSVE, from the coding sequence ATGGCAACTACTACTAAAGAAATGACGGAGGGTGCTCCCCTGCCGCTTATTCTCAATTTCACCTTCCCCCTGTTGCTTGGAAATATATTGCAACAAACCTACTCGCTTGTGGATGCCGCTATCGTTGGAAAATTCTTAGGGATCAATGATCTGGCAGCAATCGGGGCAAGCACTTCGGTCGTATTCCTGATTTTAGGATTTTGCAACGGGTGTTGTTGCGGGTTCGGGATTCCGGTGGCACAGAAATTCGGGGCGAGAGACTACAAGACAATGCGACGGTACGTGACGGTCAGTTTACAACTGGCAGCCCTGATGTCGATCGTCATTGCGGTTCTGACAAGCGTATACTGTGCAGATATCCTGAGAAGTATGCAGACTCCGGAAAATATTTTTCACGGAGCTTACTATTATCTGCTCGTAACGTTTATCGGAGTACCTTGTACGTTCTTCTACAACTTGCTGTCCAGCATCATACGTGCACTCGGCGATAGTAAAACACCATTTTGGTTCCTGCTGTTCTCTACCGTATTGAACATCGTGCTCGACCTGTTCTGTATCCTCGTGTTGGGATGGGGCGTGTTAGGAGCTGGTATCGCCACCGTCGTGTCACAAGGTGTGTCGGCACTTCTCTGTTATTTTTATATGTACAAGCATTTTCCAGTCCTGAAAGGGACGGCTGACGACCGCAAATTCCGCTTTCCACTGGCTAAAAATCTTTTATACATCGGAGTACCTATGGGACTTCAATTCTCCATTACGGCAATCGGCAGCATCCTGCTCCAAAGTGCCAATAACGCTTTGGGAACAGCTTGTGTAGCCGCATTCACAGCAGCAATGAGAATCAAGATGTTCTTTATCTGTGCCTTTGAAAGCTTAGGTATAGCGATGGCTACCTATACGGGGCAAAACTACGGAGCCAGAAAACCCGAACGCATCTGGCAGGGGATCAAAGCCAGCTCGCTGCTGATGATGATCTATGCCGTCTTCACTTTTACAATACTGATGTCGGCCTCCGACAAGATATCATTGCTGTTCGTAGACGCTTCGGAAACGGAAATACTTAAAAACACGGTACTCTTCCTACACGTTTCTTGCTATTTCTTTCCGATCTTAGGGCTGCTCTGTATCCTGCGCTACACCATACAAGGCGCAGGATACACCAATCTGGCGATGCTTTCCGGAGTTTCCGAAATGATCGCACGCACGCTGGTCAGTATCTATGCCGTACCGATATTCGGATTCTTAGCTGTTTGCTTTGGCGATCCGACCGCCTGGATAGCAGCAGACCTCTTCCTCGTCCCGGCATTCATATATGTCTATCGGAAACTGAAAAAGAGCCTTAAGGAAAATTATGCAATCCCCAACAGTTCGACTTCGAACAGCAGTGTGGAATAA
- the yihA gene encoding ribosome biogenesis GTP-binding protein YihA/YsxC → MEIKSAEFVISNTNVKKCPTGDLPEYAFIGRSNVGKSSLINMLTGKKGLAMTSQKPGKTLLINHFLINGQWYLVDLPGYGFAQRGKEGRENIQRIIEDYILEREQLTNLFVLIDCRHEPQKIDLEFMEWLGENEIPFSLIFTKIDKISKGRLQENLKVYQTKLLESWEELPPILLSSSEKKEGRDKILNYIDEINKSL, encoded by the coding sequence ATGGAAATCAAAAGTGCAGAATTTGTTATCAGTAACACAAACGTAAAAAAATGTCCCACAGGTGACCTGCCGGAATACGCTTTTATCGGGCGTAGCAATGTTGGCAAATCCTCCCTTATTAATATGCTAACTGGAAAAAAAGGGCTTGCCATGACCTCGCAGAAACCGGGAAAAACGCTGCTTATCAACCATTTCCTCATCAACGGACAATGGTATTTGGTCGATCTCCCTGGCTATGGTTTTGCCCAGCGGGGAAAAGAGGGACGCGAAAATATCCAACGGATCATCGAAGATTATATCTTGGAACGCGAACAACTCACGAATCTGTTTGTCCTGATCGACTGTCGCCACGAACCGCAAAAGATCGACTTGGAGTTTATGGAATGGCTCGGGGAAAACGAAATCCCCTTTTCTCTCATCTTCACAAAGATCGACAAAATCAGTAAAGGTCGTTTGCAGGAAAACCTGAAAGTCTACCAGACGAAATTATTAGAATCATGGGAAGAACTTCCCCCCATCCTCCTCTCCTCTTCCGAGAAGAAAGAAGGAAGGGATAAAATCCTTAATTACATCGACGAGATCAATAAAAGTCTATAG
- a CDS encoding FKBP-type peptidyl-prolyl cis-trans isomerase yields MGKKEEYKEKNLRFLEEVATGEGVVKLPCGVLYKEIEKGTGVVSPELTDVVSVHYRGTLANGREFDNSWKRGCPEAFRLNQVIEGWQEALRRMHVGDRWMIYIPYTLGYGTRTSGPIPGYSTLLFEVELLGIA; encoded by the coding sequence ATGGGAAAGAAAGAAGAATATAAAGAAAAGAATCTACGGTTTTTAGAAGAAGTGGCTACCGGTGAGGGAGTCGTCAAGCTCCCTTGTGGTGTGTTGTATAAGGAGATAGAGAAAGGGACCGGTGTGGTTTCACCGGAACTGACGGATGTCGTCTCTGTCCATTACCGTGGAACGCTGGCCAACGGACGCGAGTTTGATAATTCCTGGAAACGGGGATGTCCGGAGGCATTCCGCCTCAATCAGGTGATCGAAGGATGGCAGGAAGCGCTCCGGCGGATGCATGTGGGAGACCGTTGGATGATTTATATCCCGTATACATTAGGTTACGGGACACGTACATCCGGTCCGATCCCCGGTTATTCCACACTGCTGTTCGAAGTCGAACTGTTGGGGATTGCATAA